The genome window taatattcaatattggtgaaacaaatatatacgAAGCCTGAAATGAATTCAAAGGCACAAGATACGCTTCCCAATGCAGAAGTTGAACCAGTTATAGTCAACGAAGATGAAACAGAGCCTTTGTTAAACAAACACAAACAAAAACCAAATAGCCTTAAAAAGTCCCCCAGAAGAATTGGAGAAGAAAGCTCAGAACCAATATACatgattgaaaatgaatcaCAGCAAAATAACTCTCAACTAGAGGAATATGTTCTACAACCCAACTTGAAGAAAATCTATTTGAGATATAAGAAGTTTAGAAGATATTCGAGTTTGATTCTGAATGTTTGCATATTCGTCAATATCTTATGGTTAATTTTTACGTTAGTAACAAGCTATTTCTTCAGCTTTGAATTACAACCAATAATACACAAAAGGTACAGTGGATATAACGACCTTTGTATCataacaatttcaattatttcGAACTGTTTAAATCTATGGTCTAACAATATAGAGATATATTCTCATCTGGACTTTGATCTAAATATAATACTCTTTGCTTTGACAATATTCAACTTAATGTTGCTCAAGATAGTGAGATATACGAGTGAAAGGATAGGAATTATAGGAGTAATTACCTATGCGTGGGCTGCCACGACGTTTGGTATCGGGATATTATTGGATTGGAAAACAGCAAACTTCAAGAAACAGATAGTTGTTGTATACAATTCTGGTACATCTCAAAATGACAATGCcagaaatattaattctTCACGAGCTACCTCAATACAAAATGATAGCCAAATAAATGAACCAACTAACTCGAATTCCTTACAGAGTATTTATGTACTTCCCGTAATTGGGAACTCTCAGAATACACAGAGACATACCTTACAAGAGTGGACCTACATCTTTGTAAAAGTTTTTGGAAAGTTACTTTTACTTATGtatatgattttttttactttaaacacattattatcaatttggGATCTATCAGAAGTAACTAAAAATCTAGCatcaaataaacaattaaaaaatccGGAGAATCTTGATGGCTTTTATTGGGTAGATAAGGAACATACTTATCAATTACATATAAAATGCTATGGCGATGTTTTTAAGCGCGAGCCTAGTACAagtaattataataataacatcgACAAGTTACAGCctataatattatatgaGCACGGTGGTTTTGACACTGAGGTAAGTTCTGCTGCTTGGTTACATGAACTTTTTGTGGCTAATGAGATTGACAGATATTGCACATATGACAGACCGGGCTATGGATTAAGTGATGCATCGCCAGCTTTGCAGTCAATTTCAACTGTAATCAACGGTTTAGGATATGCACTTACTCAGGAAGCCAATATTACCGGTCCTTTTCTTTGTGTAGGATATGATATTGGGGGATTATATTCACAGGTATTTGCTGGCAAATACAATGATAAAACTGCTGGATTATTGTTAATTGATTCATGGCATGAAAACcttctaataaaagataatatcaaacacattttatcaaaagaCAAACTTTCAAATAGTCACAAAGAACTACCTATATCATTGCAACCACATACTGGTTTAAcgttattttttgatgGATTAAAGTCAACTTTAGGTTTAACCCTTCAATATTCTTGGCTATTCAGAAgcaaaaattcaaatgatagAATTTTTGGTGATTATATGAGGTTCCAAGGTAAATTCCTGAGAGCAAAATTTCTTGAGAAAATCACGAGTTCTTTGTTAAGTTATCAAGATATACTGGAACATCGCCAAATCCTAGAAAATACGAAATTGGCTGTAGTAACATCAAAAGAATTGGTTAagaaatctttaaattgGGGAATATGGCAACGTGAATTAAGTAAAATTTCAGGAAAAACGAAAGAGTGGAAGATGGTTGACGGTGGCCATGAGATTTATTTATCCAAAAAAGGGATAAATGAAACTAAAGAGGTTCTTTTGAGATTATTGGCGTCTTCATGAACTATTTAAAGATACTCACTTGACACACTGATATGGATTATAATAGTACCTACGGTAGTGCGTTCATTGatgtttaaaattttagtatttattgatttagtttaaaaaatcataGTTTATCCATTTAACCATAAAatcttatttatttcattctctagaatattttatttaacttATTTATGCAGAAGTATCTAAATAGGagatattatatatatatatatatatatatatagNNNNNNNNNNNNNNNNNNNNTATATAGCATCATTATTGATTAAAGTAGAATTTAAATGTCAAAATTCATACAAAATATCCccaattatttaaaatagtaTCACTTATCGTAAAAATCACTTcgatttttataataatcaGTCCGTTGAACTGCTTACATTTTCATCACTACTATCTACATTCATGCTAGTTACTTGAGCTTCATTAACCTCTGCATTTTCATTACTAGCGTGATTAGGTAAATCGTCAtcaacattattttcatcatctaTTAACATATCACCTTCATCTTCACTGCTGCTTTCCAATGAAGCTTCCAGATCACAACTTGACCTACAGTTAGGACAAACGAACTGTGGATAAGACATCATCACTAGACGTCTAATACAGTGGAAGTGCCAGCTATGTGAGCATGGTGATATAAAAATTGCCTGACAAGGTTTTATAGCAGATAAACAAATTGAGCAATCTTCTTCCTCTAATCCCGATGTTAGCTGCTGTAAATTTCTAATCCTTTGCAAGGCTTCCTTATTGAATGTATTTGCTTTTCTTTTCCATGACTTATTCAATTCTACTCTCATCTTCACACAACGGTAAATCTCTTCTGTACCACCACGGAAATCCATACCTAGTTGTAGTATATCTCCATCATTCAAGATTGTGTCCTTTGATAATGTAGATGCAGGGGAAAGTCTTTGATGGTTTAGAAATGTACCACTCGAAGACTTGGCATCCTTTACATACCAATTACCGTTTGAATCAACTTTCAAGCAACCATGAGTCCTGGACACAACCTTTGACTTAAACACGACGGGGTGATAGTTTTCAGGAACTTTTGATATAGCCTCTCTAACTCTTTCTGTGTAGCGGCCAATAACCAGTTGAGAACCTGGTCCTGCAGTCCTGATAACTGGATCAAAATACAAGCCTGGGTTAGAAGAACTGGAAGTATCAATGAAAGGCGTTAATCTAATACTAAATAATCCATTTTTGTCCTTACGTCTTCGAACAGAATCAACGTCGCATGCTTCTGGTGCTCTTCCATTTGGTGGTAAATCTAATTGTAGTAATGAGTCTGGATTTTCTTGATTAGCCccataaatataatgacGTAGATTTCGTAATGCATCATTTGTATTTGGAAGGTCATTTATGCTGTTAGTGTTTGAATTATCAACCGGATTTGTGGAAACATTAGCCGTTATagtatttgaattcatGTTCCCATTCAAGTTTGACAAGTTACTGCTTagattaaaaaaaaaatcacTTTGATTATTGCCATTATTAGAATcgtcattattattattattattattattactattattgttatcattattagtATTGTTATTATCGGTTGATGTTAGTGACAACGATATAGGTAGCTGATAAAATTCATTTGGATTGACGCTAGATGCTGCATTATTACTGTTCTCATTATTTGTAGTAGTATTATTTGTCGTGTCATAACTAGCAGAATTACTTGCGTTTGTACTCAAATTAACATTGCTGTTATTTGCACTATTAGTATTGCTATTGTTTGGTCTGATTCCAAATGTGTTTAAGATCATATTAAAACTGGATCCTCTCCTTCTACCACTACTTGCTGAATTAGTGGAGTTATTATTAGCTGGGTTATTAACGCCATTTGTGCTATTGTTATTCCCTTGGTTTGTTTGAAAAGGGATGGGTGTTAACATATTAAATCtgttaaaaaaatgtatGCAATGATATTGTAATGTATAGAaagatcaaaaaaataatatttctgaAAACAAAATGGAATAACTCTATGCAGTagtttaaattaatatagaGATGAACTTATGTACAATGTTATCTtgtattttaaaaattgtgaACGtcgaaaaaaaattttgaatctCTAAATAAGTCTGATCTTCTACTTGAACCTCTGATCTCCTATAACGATATAACAAGCAATATACTATGATACAATGCAATATCTCACGttgtaatttatatatttagaaGTTGCCACTTTTATAGTTATAACCTTTCAAACAGAAATAAATCAATGAGAAAAAATTGTTCTATTCTTGATCTAACTTACTATTGTTTCGTTCCTTAAAGCATAAGcagaaaatatatagaaaacaataaacaataattaACGGAATGTAATAATTATACAATAATctgaataataatatatctacTATTTAAACAGTTTTAGAAAagtgaaaaaatatatggTATCTCTTAAATGTGAAACAAGTTAAAAGAGAAGTTATTACTGAATAGTTGTTACACTAAAATTTTATGGATAAGAATTgatttgtttttctttagCAGAGGGAACGAGAAATCAAGACGGGAAGTaatcatttgaaatatttattaatttaagGCCTGgaaaaattagaagatgGCAATCGCAAAGCAGTGATGCCACTTTCAGTTAAGTGGCAAAGTAAAGAATAGTAAGTAAAGTTCAGCCGATATACATGCTGCAATATGTACATATATGCCgataaattaaatcttGGTTTTTTAAGTACAAGTGTTAgtgtttatttttttgatactGTGATATATCGAATGATCCACAGGTGTAAGTTATCTTGCTCATGGTTCAATATTGCATCAACTGAGAAGTGGAAGGAAACGGctgatgatgatttttATCAGTCCATAGTAGAAACTATATTgacatatattatattttattatcatatcAAACTTAAAAATGTATATACGTACACTGggaagaaaaagaatattttaaaaaggGGTTTAATAATATGCGAGATATTTCAAACTGATTGATCAACGATGGAAGcatttgatttaaaatcaatcaTATTTGTAACTTTACTTCATTAGTTACTTTATAATTTACTTAAATGGGTTGGAGCTGATTTTTGCGTTACGATCTCATCATATAACAAAGTGGTTAAAAACTCACTGAAATGTTTAGCTGTTATTTCAGGTAAGAAGTATTTTGCAGCTGTGTCAAACTTATTTTTGTCACCAACTGGACTAGATTGTTTCAATCTACTAACCTGCTCCGTTAAAATCTTTGTTGTTAATTCGGGGGTAACGACTTCACCCGTGTCACTTAAAGTAACACCGTGCTTAACCCATTGGTATAATTGGCAACGTGAGACTTCTGCTGTTGCTGCATCTTCCATTAAATAGTTAATTGGGACACAGCCAGAACCTCTTAGCCAAGCCTCCATGTATCTTAACCCAATATCAAGGTTTTGTTTGATACCTTCAGTTGTTACTTGAAAATCTTGGATACTTGTGTTTGTTAAATCTGCTGAGGTGATCTTTGTATCTGGAATGTAATGAATTTGGTTTTTAGTTCCCATGTTTACAAACACTTCATGACAGATCGGTGCCAAAGCCGGATGTGCTACCCATGAGCCGTCATGTCCATTAGTCAATTCTCTGATTTTATCAGTTCTAACTTTTTGCATTGCTGCGTCATTTCTTGTTTTGTCATCCTTAATTGGAATCTGAGCAGCCATACCCCCCATTGCATGAACATTACGTCTGTGGCATGTATTGATCAACCTTTTAACATACGAATCCATGAATGGAGAGGTCATTGTCACTAAATCTCTATTAGGTAAAACATGAGTAGGTAAGTTTCGTAACCTTTTTATTGTTGAGAATATATAGTCCCAACGACCACAATTCAATCCTGAGGAATGATC of Tetrapisispora phaffii CBS 4417 chromosome 6, complete genome contains these proteins:
- the TPHA0F01830 gene encoding uncharacterized protein (similar to Saccharomyces cerevisiae YNL115C; ancestral locus Anc_2.158); its protein translation is MNSKAQDTLPNAEVEPVIVNEDETEPLLNKHKQKPNSLKKSPRRIGEESSEPIYMIENESQQNNSQLEEYVLQPNLKKIYLRYKKFRRYSSLILNVCIFVNILWLIFTLVTSYFFSFELQPIIHKRYSGYNDLCIITISIISNCLNLWSNNIEIYSHLDFDLNIILFALTIFNLMLLKIVRYTSERIGIIGVITYAWAATTFGIGILLDWKTANFKKQIVVVYNSGTSQNDNARNINSSRATSIQNDSQINEPTNSNSLQSIYVLPVIGNSQNTQRHTLQEWTYIFVKVFGKLLLLMYMIFFTLNTLLSIWDLSEVTKNLASNKQLKNPENLDGFYWVDKEHTYQLHIKCYGDVFKREPSTSNYNNNIDKLQPIILYEHGGFDTEVSSAAWLHELFVANEIDRYCTYDRPGYGLSDASPALQSISTVINGLGYALTQEANITGPFLCVGYDIGGLYSQVFAGKYNDKTAGLLLIDSWHENLLIKDNIKHILSKDKLSNSHKELPISLQPHTGLTLFFDGLKSTLGLTLQYSWLFRSKNSNDRIFGDYMRFQGKFLRAKFLEKITSSLLSYQDILEHRQILENTKLAVVTSKELVKKSLNWGIWQRELSKISGKTKEWKMVDGGHEIYLSKKGINETKEVLLRLLASS
- the DMA2 gene encoding ubiquitin-conjugating protein DMA2 (similar to Saccharomyces cerevisiae DMA1 (YHR115C) and DMA2 (YNL116W); ancestral locus Anc_2.157); the encoded protein is MLTPIPFQTNQGNNNSTNGVNNPANNNSTNSASSGRRRGSSFNMILNTFGIRPNNSNTNSANNSNVNLSTNASNSASYDTTNNTTTNNENSNNAASSVNPNEFYQLPISLSLTSTDNNNTNNDNNNSNNNNNNNNDDSNNGNNQSDFFFNLSSNLSNLNGNMNSNTITANVSTNPVDNSNTNSINDLPNTNDALRNLRHYIYGANQENPDSLLQLDLPPNGRAPEACDVDSVRRRKDKNGLFSIRLTPFIDTSSSSNPGLYFDPVIRTAGPGSQLVIGRYTERVREAISKVPENYHPVVFKSKVVSRTHGCLKVDSNGNWYVKDAKSSSGTFLNHQRLSPASTLSKDTILNDGDILQLGMDFRGGTEEIYRCVKMRVELNKSWKRKANTFNKEALQRIRNLQQLTSGLEEEDCSICLSAIKPCQAIFISPCSHSWHFHCIRRLVMMSYPQFVCPNCRSSCDLEASLESSSEDEGDMLIDDENNVDDDLPNHASNENAEVNEAQVTSMNVDSSDENVSSSTD